A region of bacterium DNA encodes the following proteins:
- the argH gene encoding argininosuccinate lyase: MWGGRFRRAMLPELERFSSSLETDFELYPYDIAGSLAHARGLAAAGLLSPAQLASIERGLRQVKKEIDGGAFAFKASDEDIHTAVERRLTEITPAGASLHAGRSRNDQVALDLRLYCRSAAAELVAAVAAVSTALAAQAHAHAAWTMPGYTHLQRAQPVTVGHHLLAHAEPLLRDAERLRRAYDAADEMPLGSGALAATTLPLRREVVAEELGFRRLTTNSIDAVADRDFALDLVYACVCASLHLSRLGEDVVLWASSEFGFVRLADEVATGSSLMPQKKNPDIAELLRGRAGRALGSLMALATVVKGLPLAYDRDLQEDKPQVFAAVDGTLDSLRAAALLVEHLGFDRDRLAAAAADPGLLATDAAEALVSSGVPFRDAHVTVGRQVREDALQVPWDAAASLARRNLPGAPQPRRVAARATAVRRQAAGLKRWSEGHPPPLPS, from the coding sequence CTGTGGGGCGGCAGGTTCCGGCGCGCCATGCTGCCTGAGCTCGAACGCTTCTCGTCCTCGCTCGAGACCGACTTCGAGCTCTACCCCTACGACATCGCCGGCAGCCTCGCGCATGCTCGCGGGCTCGCCGCGGCCGGGCTTCTGTCACCGGCACAGCTGGCGTCGATCGAGCGCGGGCTGCGCCAGGTCAAAAAGGAGATCGACGGCGGGGCCTTTGCATTCAAGGCTTCGGATGAGGACATCCATACGGCCGTCGAACGCCGCCTGACCGAGATCACGCCGGCGGGCGCCAGCCTGCATGCGGGCCGCTCCCGCAACGACCAGGTCGCGCTGGACCTTCGCCTCTACTGCCGCTCCGCCGCCGCCGAGCTGGTGGCGGCGGTGGCGGCGGTGAGCACTGCGCTCGCCGCCCAAGCACATGCCCACGCCGCCTGGACGATGCCCGGTTACACCCACCTGCAGCGGGCTCAGCCGGTGACCGTCGGGCACCACCTGCTGGCCCACGCCGAGCCCCTGCTGCGCGATGCCGAGCGCTTGCGGCGCGCCTACGACGCGGCGGACGAGATGCCGCTCGGGTCGGGGGCGCTCGCGGCGACGACCCTGCCGCTGCGGCGTGAGGTGGTGGCCGAAGAGCTCGGCTTCCGGCGCCTGACCACGAACAGCATCGACGCCGTCGCCGACCGAGATTTCGCGCTCGACCTCGTGTATGCCTGTGTCTGCGCGTCCCTCCATCTCAGCCGGCTCGGGGAGGATGTCGTGCTCTGGGCGAGCAGCGAGTTCGGATTCGTGCGGCTGGCGGACGAGGTCGCCACCGGTTCCAGCCTCATGCCGCAGAAGAAAAACCCCGACATCGCCGAGCTGTTGAGAGGCCGGGCGGGGCGGGCGCTCGGGAGCCTGATGGCGCTGGCCACGGTCGTCAAGGGCCTGCCGCTGGCCTACGACCGCGACCTGCAGGAGGACAAGCCGCAGGTTTTCGCCGCCGTCGACGGCACGCTGGATTCGTTGCGCGCGGCCGCGCTCCTGGTCGAGCACCTCGGGTTCGATCGCGACCGGCTGGCGGCCGCCGCCGCCGATCCCGGCCTGCTCGCCACGGATGCCGCCGAGGCGCTCGTGAGCTCGGGCGTTCCGTTCCGCGACGCCCACGTCACCGTGGGCCGCCAGGTTCGGGAGGATGCCCTTCAGGTGCCGTGGGACGCCGCCGCATCGCTGGCCAGGCGCAATCTGCCGGGAGCGCCCCAGCCGCGCCGCGTCGCCGCCCGCGCCACAGCGGTGCGCCGGCAGGCGGCGGGACTGAAACGCTGGAGTGAGGGCCACCCACCCCCCCTGCCAAGTTAG
- a CDS encoding type III pantothenate kinase — protein MLLAVDVGNTNVTLALFEGERLVADWRVTSHRERTADEMAVELRQLFELRGYELGVVDGVVISSVVPNLNPALLEASRRYLKCEPVMVGPGVRTSVRIRYDNPKDVGADRIANALAAYTKYGGPVVVIDFGTAVTYDAISAEGDYLGGAIAPGVEISLDALVSHTAMLRRVEAVAPDSVIGRNTVSSIQSGLVWGFVAQVEGMVERMVAELGGTAKVVATGGQAALVAGLTHVIETTDPLLTLEGLRLIYLQNSDGRC, from the coding sequence ATGCTGCTCGCCGTGGACGTCGGCAACACCAACGTGACGCTGGCTCTGTTCGAGGGCGAGCGGCTGGTCGCCGACTGGCGGGTCACCTCCCACCGCGAGCGCACGGCGGACGAGATGGCGGTCGAGCTGCGCCAGCTCTTCGAGTTGCGCGGATACGAGCTCGGGGTGGTCGACGGTGTCGTCATCTCGAGCGTCGTGCCCAATCTGAATCCCGCCCTGCTCGAGGCTTCGAGGCGCTATCTCAAGTGCGAGCCGGTCATGGTCGGGCCTGGCGTCCGCACGAGCGTTCGCATCCGCTACGACAATCCGAAGGACGTCGGCGCCGATCGCATCGCCAACGCGCTGGCCGCCTACACGAAGTACGGCGGGCCTGTCGTCGTGATCGACTTCGGCACCGCCGTCACCTATGACGCCATCAGCGCCGAGGGCGACTACCTGGGCGGAGCCATAGCGCCAGGGGTCGAGATCTCACTCGACGCGCTGGTCTCTCACACCGCGATGCTCCGCCGCGTCGAGGCGGTGGCCCCCGACTCGGTGATCGGCCGCAACACCGTCTCCTCGATCCAGTCCGGGCTGGTCTGGGGGTTCGTCGCGCAGGTGGAGGGCATGGTCGAGCGGATGGTGGCCGAGCTCGGCGGCACGGCGAAGGTGGTCGCCACCGGGGGACAGGCGGCCCTGGTCGCCGGGCTGACCCACGTCATCGAAACCACCGACCCGCTCCTGACCCTGGAGGGTTTACGTCTTATCTATCTCCAAAACTCGGACGGCCGGTGCTAG